The Candidatus Neomarinimicrobiota bacterium genome contains the following window.
ACTGCCTAGTTCCTTATTTGTGATACCATGATAAAAACAGTTCAGAGCACTGGTACTATCTTTCTGGAATGCTTGACCAAACGCATTCCTAGCCGATGAAATCTCTCCAGTATAGTAATGACAAAAACCCAAACGCTGAAAAACGACCGCTGATGAATCTCCCAAGGATATCAGCTTGTAGTATGTTGATCTGGCCCTCCAGTAGTCACCAGTGCTAACCAGAAGATCCCCTCGTTGACGGAGAAGAGCCAGATGTTTAGGATGTTTCCGTAGACATTCAGTTACGACCTTGAGTGCCGAGTCAAATTCTTCCAAATCGCGATAAACGCGACTCAAATGAAGTACAATCACCGGACTGCCAGGGTTTATTTGATGGGCATTCCGAAGATGGACCTTGGACAGGTCTAAATCACCAGCATGGTACGCACATACTCCCAATTTCATTGAGACATAAGACTTTGTTGGGGAATGTTGTAGCAAGGGACGAAATGTTTCACTTGCACGACCATATCTTTGTTGTTTCATGTAGACATCTCCGAGCTTCAGACGAGCAGAAGGATTGGAAGAATCTGCGCCCAAAACCGTTTCAAACTGCTTTTGTGCCTGCGATAAATGGCCTAATTCCATGTAGCATCTTCCCAATGCAAGCATGATATTGACATCATCCGGATCCAGCAGGTTTGCCCTTTTGAGTAGTAGTAGCGCCTTATTGTATTCGGACATGGACTGATAAGCACTACCTAGGATGAAAAAGGCTTGGACGTACAATGAATCCTCGGCAACGATACGTTCCAATATCTCTATTGCCTGAAAATAATCACCTTTCTGGAGTTCTCTCTTTGCATTATTCAAAAGGTCGATTCCTGAATCAATCCCGGCCTGAATCGTGGGCTGGTCTTGAGGGACTTTGATGATGGTGGCTGTGACATTTGAGGTGATTACAAAAAGAGGAAAGATTGAGTAAGAAAATAAAATATGCTCAATACACTTCACAGATAGAAATTACGGCGCATCCGGTGAAACTCCAAAAATGGCCGTAAGCTTTACCCCAAAACAGGTCAAAACAACGAAAGTTCGTTGGGAACCGTCGTGGGCCAATCGGGCTGTTTTGCCGCGAACCTAAATGTGCGCGACTTACAGTCTATCCTACACCCAATTGCAGCCAGATTGCAGCCTAATTGCAACCCAATTCACTTCTTCCGTCGAGAAACACGTGAATCACCAGCCCTCCCCGCCCGCACAGCGTGCGAGGGGCTGGTGGATAATTCTGTTGTTTTTTCCCTGAAGACCTGGACAAATTCTTTCGTCGATACCATGTTCTGTCTCGAGTGTAAATCAGAATATCAAGAGGGAGTGGAGATTTGTGTTGACTGCAATACCACCCTCGTTGGTGAACTTCCGGAGGAAAAACCCCCAAAGGAGGTGAAATGGATTCCACTCCACGAGCTTCCCGGTCAGATGTACGCGGAGATGGTAAAAGAGATCCTCGAAAAAGAAGGAATTCCCAGCTACATCAAGGCCAATTTTCTCACTGGTGCCTACGGCATTAAAGGAAGTTTTGCCGGGTCACGCGCCACCCTTTACGTCCCGGAAGAACACGCTAACAGAGCCGGTTCAATTCTCAATCAAATGCTGGATCATATTTAATGAGCGGACGATTCAAAGCCATTAAGGGCGCTAAAGATCTGCTCCCTTCGGAAACTGTCCGGTGGCGGGCTCTGGAGTCCACGATCCACGACTTCATGGCACGATGGGGATACGGAGAAATTCGTACCCCTGTGTTCGAACAGACGGAGCTGTTTGCGAGAAGTGTGGGCGAGGAGAGCGAAATCGTTTCGAAACAGATGTATACTTTCCTCGACCAGGGGGAAAACAGTCTCACCCTGAAGCCCGAACTCACCGCTCCCGCTATGCGCGCCTACATCCAGCACGACCTTTCCCGCTCGGGCGCCCTCACAAAACTCTATTACATCGACTCCCTCTTCCGGCAGGAGCGTCCCCAGGCTGGAAGACTGCGCCAGTTTCATCAATACGGCGTGGAAGCTATCGGCTCACCTCATCCCGAACAGGACGCAGATGTCATTGCCCTCGCCTACAAACTGCTTGAAGAACTAAATATCAAGAATATGACTCTTCTTATCAGCAGTATCGGGTCAGAAGAATGTCGGACCCGGTACCGTGACGCTCTCACAGACTACCTCTCTCCCTTCCGGAATGACCTGAGCGAAACGAGTCAGAAAAGACTCCAGACCAACCCCTTGAGAATTCTCGATACCAAGGACCCGGAAGAACGAGGAATTCTGCAGGATGCTCCTCACCTGTTGGACTATCTCGATGGAGATGATCGGAAACACTACGACGGCGTCAAAAAGTATCTCACGGATCTCGACATACCGTACGTGGAGGCCCCCATACTCGTTAGGGGCCTTGACTACTATTCCCGCACCACCTTTGAGATCACCCATCCCGGTCTCGGAGCCCAGAATGCCCTTTGTGGCGGTGGCCGTTACGACAATCTTATCGAAGACCTGGGGGGGCAACCCACTCCGGCTGTGGGCTTCGCCGCAGGAATTGAGCGGATACTTCTCGTCCTGGAAGAGGGGCAGACTGCCCCGATAAATGGCGGGATAGCCGTCTATGCGGTTGCGGCAAGTGACGAGGCAAGACGGGATATTTTCAGGCTTGTCAGAGACCTGCGGGAAGAACGAATCCGAGCGGAATTCGATACTCTTCGCCGCAGTTTGAAAGCACAGATGCGCGAAGCCGACCGTATGAACTGTACTCATGCCGTCATAATTGGAGAGGATGAGCTGAAAGAGGACCGGGTCCTTGTGAAGAATCTCTCAACCGGCAAACAGGCTGATGTGAAGACGGAGCGCCTGGTAAGCCATCTTCGCAATGGGGACTGATATGGATTTTCTCCTGAAATAAGAGATGCCACCCCAGCCAATCGGGATAGCATCTCTTAGCTGGCATCTTACCCCTACAAAATACATACGAGATTGCTTCGCTCCGCTCGCAATGACGAGAACCAAGGAAAGTCAAGGCGGGATCGCCTGCCCACTCCCGACTAGAGGGAGGGCACGCGGGCAATGACGAACCGAGGGATTGCTAGTGTTTCCTGTATCCCTTCTCCTTTATCTTTTTCCTTTTATCTTTTGCCTTGTTTGTTTGCGAAATCTGTGAAATCTGTGGTTTCCACCTTCCCATTTACCTCTTTGATTTTGTCCTTCCCGTCGTAAATTTTTCACGCGCGAGAGAAAACGATGGCAGAACGATCACTCATAGTTGTGGAATCCCCTTCGAAGGCCCGGACGATTAACCGGTACCTGGGAAAGGAATATCGCGTGCTCGCCTGCAACGGTCACATTAAGGATCTGCCCGAGCATGAATTGGGTGTTGACATTACCGATAACTTCAAGGCTACGTACGTACTTCTCCCCAAAAAGGCAAGAATCATCAAAGACATCAGAGAAAAGGCCCGGAGTGCCCCCGCGATTCTCATTGCCACCGATCCCGACCGGGAGGGGGAGGCAATCGCCTGGCACCTCGCAACGGAACTCAACGGGAGATCGAACAAAATAAAACGGGTCCTCTTCACGGAGATTACTCCCAGTGGCATCAAGGAAGGCATCGAGAATCTCCGGGGCGTGGACATGAATCTCGTGGACGCCCAGCAGGCAAGACGGATCATCGACAGGATCGTGGGATTCAGAGTCTCTCAGTTTCTCTGGACGGTTCTCTTTGACGGCCTCAGTGCGGGGCGCGTTCAGTCCGTGGCCCTCCGGCTGGTTTGCGAAAGACACAAGGAAATCGTGGACTTCGAGCCTGTGGAGTATTGGACACTTGATGTGGATCTCAAGACGAAGTCAGACGAAGTCTTCACCGCCCAGCTCTACCGCGTGGAGGGAGAGAAGCCGGATATTTCCACCGGGGAAGAGACGGGAAAGATTCAAGAAGCCCTCGAAGATGCCAGCTTTCAAGTATCTTCCATCGAGCGCAAGAAGATCAAGAAAAATCCGTTTCCACCGTTTATCACAAGCACGCTCCAGCAGGACGCTTCCGTGCGACTCAAGCTTTCACCCACCCGGACTATGAGAATCGCCCAGAAATTGTACGAGGGCGTCGACATAGGAAAAGGGGAGCCTATCGGTCTTATTACCTACATGAGAACCGATTCGACGCGCCTTTCCGATCAGGCCGTCAAGGCCTGCCGGGAGGTGATCTCGAAAGAGTTTGGTTCCAACTATCTCCCCGCCGGGCCCCGCATCTACAAACAGAAGAAAAAGACCGTCCAGGGGGCCCACGAAGCCATTCGACCGACCGATCCGTCTCTGATGCCTGAGAACCTTACTGACAGACTGGAAAAGGATGAACTGAAACTGTATCGCCTCATATGGCAGAGATTTGTCGCCTGCCAGATGGCCCCTGCGGTGCTCGACCAGACCACCATCGTCGTTTCCGCGAATTCCTCGCATCTCTTCCGGACGACAGGCTCCACGACGACGTTCGACGGGTATAGAAAGGTCTACCCTGTCTCAAAGAAAAAAGACGAGCTCGAGATGCCTCAAGAAATCGAGGAAGGGGAGCAACTAGAGAAACTCGCATTCAAACCGGAACAGCATTTCACAAAACCTCCCCCCTCCTTCACCGACAGCTCTCTCATCAAGGAGCTGGACAGTCTGGGGATTGGGAGGCCCAGCACGTTTGCCGAAACCGTGTCGCGTCTTTTCAAACGTGAATATGTCAAACAGGAGAAAGGAAAACTTATCCCGACGGAAACGGGACTCATGGTAAGTCAAATCCTTACAACAAATCTACCGGATATCTTTGACGTCGGTTTCACCGCGAAGATGGAAGAGGAACTGGATGAAATTGAGACGGGAAAGCAGGACTATCTGGAAGTCCTGAACGACTTCTACAGACCCTTCCAGGCGTCCATGGAGGCGGTCAGCGGACGCAAGAAGGAGATCAAAGATTCTTTGAGGGAAAAGACGGACGAGGTGTGCGAGGTGTGCGGCAGTCCCATGGTTAGCAAATGGAACCGCCGTGGCCAGAAATTTCTCGGCTGCTCCACCTTTCCCGAATGTCGAAACACAAAATCATTGACCACAGAAGAGGAGAAGGAGCCTGAAATTCTCGAGGGTAAAGTATGTCCGGAATGTGGCAGTCGGCTCCTGATAAAAACAGGAAGATTTGGGCGTTATGTGGGGTGCGAGAACTACCCCACATGCAAACACACAGAATCTCTCACGACGGGCGTTATGTGCCCGAAGACGGGATGCGGGGGCGAAATTGTGGAGAGGACCAGCAGAAAGAAGAAGAAGACCTTTTTCGGGTGCAGCCGTTATCCCGAGTGCGACTACGTGTCGTGGTACAGACCGGTCCTCCATCACTGCCATGAATGTGGGAACCACTTTGTCGAAGAAAGAATGACGAAAAAAGGTGATGCCTATTTCCTCTGCCCCCACTGTAAAACAAGGTACAATTCCCTATCCGAAGAAAAAGAGTCCCCGTATCAAGAAAGGATGGACGTGGAATGAGAATGAAGTTAATTATGGTTGCCACGCTGATTCCGCTAACCCTCCTCAAGGCGGAAAACGAAGAAGCCGTCATCCGGGAACTGAAACAGACCTTAATGGCATCGTGTTTTCACGGCACTGTGGCCGAGCACGGCGATGCGGAAATGGAGGCGGAGATCCGGGAAATGGTATTCCAGGGTAGAACCAAACAGGAAGTGGTTGACCATTACATGGGGATTTACGGTGAGAGGATCCTCGCTACCCCCATAGCCCGCGGGTTTAACCTGATGGCTTGGTTTGTTCCGCTTGGGGTATTCCTCGTGGGTGTTCTTGTTTTCGTCAATTATCTAAAACACCGTTCCGGGGAACCCGTGACTGAAGCGGTCATACCTGAAAGAGAAAAAACACCCTACGATGACATCATCGAGAGGGAATTGAGGGAAATGGAGTGATCTTGACTGGAGAAATGGAGGACTGGAGAATTGGAGTAATGGGTTGAAATTCGGTGATTTGGAGAAAACTCCTGTGATTGATTATACGAAGAGACAGAACATAAATCGCGGACACATGAAACTTGACGTTTGGAGGAAGGCCACCGAACTGTTCAAAATGATCTGGAAACATACACATAGTAATTCAAGTATGGATTTTAAACTACGATCGCAGATAAACAATTCAGCACAATCCGTAGCCTCAAATATAGCGGAAGGTTACAGCCGCCGTTCGGTAAAGGAATACATTCGGTTCACATATATTGCCCTATCTTCCATGTCAGAGACATTGACACGACTCATTGGTCTTCGAGAGACAGGGCAAATTTCAGGTGAGCAATTCGAACAGATAGACAAGTTACACTATGAGGTCGAGAATAAACTTCTGAAGCTCATTAAGTCTCTGGAAACAAAGCGCGACAGCTCAGACTGGGTTGATCGCATCCACGACAACCTGGAAGAGTTCAATGCGTGATGTCAAGCATTTGTTGTCTAGCCCCGTTCTAAGACGATCATTTGGACGACCATCCAATTCTCCATTTCTCCATGACTCCACTTCTCCATTAGAAGGATTACAGGACCAGATCAGTTATGAGTGAAGTAATGGAAAAACTAGTCTCCCTCTGCAAACGGCGAGGATTCATCTTTCCGAGCTCGGAGATTTACGGTGGATTGGAGGCCACTTACGACTACGGTCCC
Protein-coding sequences here:
- a CDS encoding tetratricopeptide repeat protein; its protein translation is MKCIEHILFSYSIFPLFVITSNVTATIIKVPQDQPTIQAGIDSGIDLLNNAKRELQKGDYFQAIEILERIVAEDSLYVQAFFILGSAYQSMSEYNKALLLLKRANLLDPDDVNIMLALGRCYMELGHLSQAQKQFETVLGADSSNPSARLKLGDVYMKQQRYGRASETFRPLLQHSPTKSYVSMKLGVCAYHAGDLDLSKVHLRNAHQINPGSPVIVLHLSRVYRDLEEFDSALKVVTECLRKHPKHLALLRQRGDLLVSTGDYWRARSTYYKLISLGDSSAVVFQRLGFCHYYTGEISSARNAFGQAFQKDSTSALNCFYHGITNKELGSHERAQRLYGKALSLALPSFYPDIFVESAKLYESEEEYDNAVKAYEKALEYDADRCELVFYVAAIYDKHYADRKMALSHYEKYLKHVREYGCDFDEKVAEYAAARIEKLREEIFLEEK
- a CDS encoding DUF2007 domain-containing protein, yielding MDNSVVFSLKTWTNSFVDTMFCLECKSEYQEGVEICVDCNTTLVGELPEEKPPKEVKWIPLHELPGQMYAEMVKEILEKEGIPSYIKANFLTGAYGIKGSFAGSRATLYVPEEHANRAGSILNQMLDHI
- a CDS encoding cytochrome c-type biogenesis protein CcmH, with amino-acid sequence MRMKLIMVATLIPLTLLKAENEEAVIRELKQTLMASCFHGTVAEHGDAEMEAEIREMVFQGRTKQEVVDHYMGIYGERILATPIARGFNLMAWFVPLGVFLVGVLVFVNYLKHRSGEPVTEAVIPEREKTPYDDIIERELREME
- the hisS gene encoding histidine--tRNA ligase; the protein is MSGRFKAIKGAKDLLPSETVRWRALESTIHDFMARWGYGEIRTPVFEQTELFARSVGEESEIVSKQMYTFLDQGENSLTLKPELTAPAMRAYIQHDLSRSGALTKLYYIDSLFRQERPQAGRLRQFHQYGVEAIGSPHPEQDADVIALAYKLLEELNIKNMTLLISSIGSEECRTRYRDALTDYLSPFRNDLSETSQKRLQTNPLRILDTKDPEERGILQDAPHLLDYLDGDDRKHYDGVKKYLTDLDIPYVEAPILVRGLDYYSRTTFEITHPGLGAQNALCGGGRYDNLIEDLGGQPTPAVGFAAGIERILLVLEEGQTAPINGGIAVYAVAASDEARRDIFRLVRDLREERIRAEFDTLRRSLKAQMREADRMNCTHAVIIGEDELKEDRVLVKNLSTGKQADVKTERLVSHLRNGD
- the topA gene encoding type I DNA topoisomerase, with translation MAERSLIVVESPSKARTINRYLGKEYRVLACNGHIKDLPEHELGVDITDNFKATYVLLPKKARIIKDIREKARSAPAILIATDPDREGEAIAWHLATELNGRSNKIKRVLFTEITPSGIKEGIENLRGVDMNLVDAQQARRIIDRIVGFRVSQFLWTVLFDGLSAGRVQSVALRLVCERHKEIVDFEPVEYWTLDVDLKTKSDEVFTAQLYRVEGEKPDISTGEETGKIQEALEDASFQVSSIERKKIKKNPFPPFITSTLQQDASVRLKLSPTRTMRIAQKLYEGVDIGKGEPIGLITYMRTDSTRLSDQAVKACREVISKEFGSNYLPAGPRIYKQKKKTVQGAHEAIRPTDPSLMPENLTDRLEKDELKLYRLIWQRFVACQMAPAVLDQTTIVVSANSSHLFRTTGSTTTFDGYRKVYPVSKKKDELEMPQEIEEGEQLEKLAFKPEQHFTKPPPSFTDSSLIKELDSLGIGRPSTFAETVSRLFKREYVKQEKGKLIPTETGLMVSQILTTNLPDIFDVGFTAKMEEELDEIETGKQDYLEVLNDFYRPFQASMEAVSGRKKEIKDSLREKTDEVCEVCGSPMVSKWNRRGQKFLGCSTFPECRNTKSLTTEEEKEPEILEGKVCPECGSRLLIKTGRFGRYVGCENYPTCKHTESLTTGVMCPKTGCGGEIVERTSRKKKKTFFGCSRYPECDYVSWYRPVLHHCHECGNHFVEERMTKKGDAYFLCPHCKTRYNSLSEEKESPYQERMDVE
- a CDS encoding four helix bundle protein, which codes for MIDYTKRQNINRGHMKLDVWRKATELFKMIWKHTHSNSSMDFKLRSQINNSAQSVASNIAEGYSRRSVKEYIRFTYIALSSMSETLTRLIGLRETGQISGEQFEQIDKLHYEVENKLLKLIKSLETKRDSSDWVDRIHDNLEEFNA